Proteins encoded within one genomic window of Chlorobaculum sp. MV4-Y:
- the obgE gene encoding GTPase ObgE: protein MKFVDRAKISVKAGDGGRGCVSFRREKFVPKGGPDGGDGGRGGHVYLRANKQLATLLDFKYRKSYIADRGGHGLGARKSGKDGKDVVIGVPCGTVVRNAETGEVMCDMVEDGQEMMIAKGGRGGWGNQHFATATRQAPRFAQPGEPGEEFELEMELKLMADVGLVGFPNAGKSTLISVLSAARPKIADYPFTTLVPNLGIVRYEDYKSFVMADIPGIIEGAAEGRGLGIQFLRHIERTKTLLIMVPSNTEDIAAEYATLLKELEKFDPSLLSKPRLAVITKMDIAPEGFAMPELEKGVKVLAISSVAGQGLKALKDELWRQVSLQNQSPSEHAGN from the coding sequence GTGAAGTTTGTCGATCGTGCGAAAATCTCGGTGAAAGCTGGCGACGGCGGCCGGGGTTGCGTGAGTTTCAGAAGAGAGAAGTTCGTGCCAAAGGGCGGGCCTGATGGCGGTGACGGCGGCCGTGGCGGCCACGTCTATCTGCGCGCCAACAAGCAGCTTGCCACGCTGCTTGACTTCAAGTACCGCAAATCCTATATCGCCGATCGCGGCGGCCACGGACTTGGCGCGCGCAAGAGCGGCAAGGATGGCAAGGATGTCGTCATCGGCGTGCCGTGCGGCACGGTGGTGCGCAACGCCGAGACCGGCGAAGTGATGTGCGACATGGTCGAAGACGGTCAGGAGATGATGATCGCCAAAGGCGGACGCGGCGGTTGGGGCAACCAGCACTTCGCCACGGCGACCCGGCAGGCTCCACGATTCGCACAGCCCGGCGAGCCGGGTGAGGAGTTCGAGCTTGAAATGGAGCTGAAGCTGATGGCCGACGTCGGCCTCGTTGGTTTCCCCAACGCAGGCAAATCGACCCTGATTTCGGTGCTCAGCGCGGCGCGACCGAAAATCGCCGACTACCCGTTCACGACGCTGGTGCCGAACCTCGGCATCGTACGCTACGAGGATTACAAATCCTTCGTCATGGCCGACATTCCAGGCATCATCGAAGGCGCGGCGGAGGGGCGCGGCCTGGGCATCCAGTTCCTGCGACACATCGAGCGCACCAAGACGCTGCTCATCATGGTTCCGTCCAATACGGAGGATATTGCCGCCGAGTACGCAACGCTCCTGAAGGAGCTGGAAAAGTTCGACCCTTCGCTGCTCTCCAAGCCGAGACTCGCGGTGATCACCAAGATGGACATTGCGCCTGAGGGTTTCGCCATGCCGGAGCTTGAAAAAGGGGTTAAGGTGCTCGCCATATCGAGTGTGGCGGGACAGGGACTCAAGGCGCTCAAGGATGAGCTGTGGCGGCAGGTCTCTCTCCAGAATCAGTCGCCTTCTGAACATGCCGGTAACTGA